One Halostagnicola kamekurae DNA segment encodes these proteins:
- a CDS encoding DUF7847 domain-containing protein: MVIVSAFKDGYAALRANPILLVAGPFIGAGSQLQYVDSLIDSSLLSVGASLAYLIVVPFALGGFIASAQAAIEGKGTSLGRFVAAGRSYYVRLLLGIVLFVLVVGVSAIGFGFVSFILGIGSLVLVLIHEMAAVIAGVGSILVWPLLVLVVILFVQFYDAAIVVENENVVDSFRRSVHLVRSNLKSVTGFSLVWLVLLNAFLIPEYLLQLTLTDAEPADVLPVILEVPSSILVLVGALLSAIGFAYFYTVYTAYYLRLIEISPASLESA; the protein is encoded by the coding sequence ATGGTAATCGTCTCCGCGTTCAAAGATGGATACGCCGCCCTCCGAGCGAATCCGATCCTTCTCGTCGCTGGCCCCTTCATCGGAGCGGGGAGCCAGCTACAGTACGTCGATAGTCTGATCGACTCATCCCTGCTTTCAGTAGGTGCGTCACTCGCCTATCTGATCGTCGTTCCGTTCGCTCTCGGCGGCTTCATCGCCAGTGCCCAAGCTGCAATCGAAGGGAAAGGGACGTCACTCGGCCGGTTTGTCGCTGCGGGACGATCCTACTACGTACGACTGTTGCTTGGGATAGTTCTGTTCGTACTGGTCGTGGGAGTCAGCGCAATCGGATTTGGGTTCGTCAGTTTTATCCTCGGTATCGGATCTCTGGTACTCGTTTTGATCCACGAGATGGCCGCTGTCATCGCGGGCGTCGGTTCCATACTCGTCTGGCCGTTGCTCGTCCTCGTCGTGATACTGTTCGTGCAGTTTTACGATGCCGCGATCGTCGTCGAAAACGAGAACGTTGTTGACTCGTTCCGGAGAAGTGTTCACCTCGTTCGCTCGAATCTGAAAAGCGTTACTGGATTCTCACTGGTGTGGCTCGTCCTGTTGAACGCCTTCTTGATCCCCGAGTACCTACTCCAGTTGACGCTGACGGACGCCGAGCCTGCGGACGTGTTACCTGTCATTCTCGAGGTCCCGTCGTCGATCTTGGTCCTCGTCGGAGCCCTCCTTTCTGCGATTGGCTTCGCGTACTTCTATACGGTGTACACGGCGTATTACCTCCGTTTGATCGAGATCTCGCCCGCCAGTTTAGAATCGGCGTGA
- a CDS encoding type 1 glutamine amidotransferase: protein MSQPRIAVLNAAQEDANTTRNFRRELEASLAEFDVCNGEIPDTVAFDGAVVTGSRSSVYWDEEWIGPVKEWVGEAIDAGVPFLGICWGHQLLADVLGGTVADMGAYEIGYSEIEHTGSSRLFEGIDAEFTAFTSHSDEVAELPPGADSLAENDYSNHGFRKDRVFGVQFHLEYDQKTARELVQRKDLSDDRRESVLEEITDENYGRACQAKLVFENFLEYVREVRLEDAGGRASRDASA, encoded by the coding sequence ATGAGTCAGCCTCGTATCGCCGTCCTCAACGCCGCACAGGAGGACGCGAACACGACGCGAAACTTCCGACGCGAACTCGAGGCCTCGCTGGCGGAGTTCGACGTCTGCAACGGCGAAATTCCCGATACCGTCGCGTTCGACGGCGCGGTCGTCACCGGATCGCGCTCGTCGGTCTACTGGGACGAGGAGTGGATCGGCCCCGTCAAAGAGTGGGTCGGCGAGGCGATCGACGCCGGCGTTCCCTTCCTCGGGATCTGCTGGGGCCACCAGCTCCTCGCGGACGTGCTCGGGGGAACCGTCGCGGATATGGGCGCCTACGAGATCGGCTACAGCGAGATCGAACACACCGGTTCCTCGAGGCTCTTCGAGGGTATCGACGCCGAGTTCACCGCCTTCACGAGCCACTCCGACGAGGTTGCCGAACTGCCGCCGGGTGCCGACTCGCTGGCTGAAAACGACTACTCGAACCACGGCTTTCGCAAGGACCGGGTCTTCGGCGTCCAGTTCCACCTCGAGTACGACCAGAAAACCGCCCGCGAACTCGTCCAGCGAAAGGACCTCTCCGACGACCGTCGCGAGTCCGTCCTCGAGGAAATCACGGACGAGAACTACGGGCGGGCCTGTCAGGCGAAGCTGGTCTTCGAGAATTTCCTCGAGTACGTCCGCGAGGTTCGACTCGAGGATGCCGGTGGGAGGGCGTCTCGAGACGCTTCAGCCTGA
- a CDS encoding alpha/beta fold hydrolase — MPTASNGDTSLHYELDGDGYRDSADGAPDTVVFVPEVGLGGWSWGWQHAALSGPFETLVWDLRGTGRSDAPPGPYDLETLASDLEAVLADADVRSAHVVGAGLGGAVALEAARATNRVETLALLGTAPTASAFALEPLFAPPDDREAIRSSLETVLSVDFRSRQPDVLEGIVDWRADGDAPRAGWEAQLAALSGFDASDWLVELTQPALVLHGADDELVDPDAGERLARGLPRGEFERIEAAGHLAFIERSRTVNDRLLGFLESQQEETG, encoded by the coding sequence ATGCCTACCGCGTCGAACGGCGATACTTCGCTTCACTACGAACTCGACGGCGACGGCTATCGCGACAGCGCCGACGGCGCCCCCGATACCGTCGTCTTCGTGCCCGAAGTCGGCCTCGGCGGCTGGTCGTGGGGCTGGCAACACGCGGCGCTTTCCGGACCGTTCGAGACGCTCGTCTGGGACCTCCGCGGTACGGGCCGTTCGGACGCGCCGCCCGGCCCGTACGACCTCGAGACGCTCGCGTCGGACCTCGAGGCCGTCCTCGCCGACGCCGACGTTCGGTCCGCCCACGTCGTCGGTGCCGGCCTCGGCGGTGCCGTCGCGCTCGAGGCCGCGCGCGCCACGAACCGCGTCGAAACGCTCGCACTGCTCGGGACTGCTCCCACGGCGTCGGCGTTCGCGCTCGAGCCATTGTTCGCCCCGCCCGACGACCGCGAGGCGATCCGCTCGTCGCTCGAGACGGTGCTTTCGGTCGACTTCCGATCGCGCCAGCCCGACGTTCTCGAGGGAATAGTCGACTGGCGGGCCGACGGCGACGCGCCTCGAGCGGGCTGGGAGGCCCAACTCGCTGCCCTCTCGGGATTCGACGCGAGTGACTGGCTGGTCGAGCTCACTCAACCCGCGCTCGTCCTCCACGGCGCCGACGACGAACTCGTCGATCCCGACGCCGGCGAACGGCTCGCTCGCGGCCTTCCGCGCGGCGAGTTCGAGCGGATCGAGGCTGCCGGCCATCTCGCGTTCATCGAACGCTCTCGAACGGTGAACGATCGGCTGTTGGGGTTCCTCGAGTCCCAGCAGGAAGAGACAGGCTAA
- a CDS encoding ArsR/SmtB family transcription factor, with protein sequence MARLLPTRTDAAVERSDNPAVLSLDDAATRDVIEALSSETAYDIFRLLNETPATPSRIADQLDQSVQNVHYHLENLESAGVVEVTDTCYSEKGREMSVFVVSEDPTLLFLGTEDDRPSLKRAFKSFASLLGPPAVLLAVGESISRFVTSE encoded by the coding sequence ATGGCACGACTCCTCCCGACGCGAACAGACGCCGCCGTAGAACGAAGCGACAATCCAGCCGTCCTCAGTCTCGACGATGCTGCGACTCGAGACGTGATCGAAGCGCTGTCCTCCGAGACCGCGTACGATATCTTCCGGCTGCTCAACGAGACGCCGGCCACGCCATCACGGATCGCCGATCAACTCGACCAGAGCGTACAGAACGTCCACTATCACTTAGAGAACCTCGAATCGGCCGGGGTGGTCGAAGTCACCGATACTTGTTATTCGGAGAAGGGCCGGGAGATGAGCGTTTTCGTCGTCTCAGAAGACCCGACGCTCCTCTTTCTCGGTACCGAGGACGACCGACCGAGTCTCAAACGCGCGTTCAAATCCTTCGCGTCGCTGCTCGGCCCACCGGCGGTTCTGCTTGCGGTCGGCGAATCCATCTCGCGGTTCGTCACTAGTGAATGA